The Hippoglossus hippoglossus isolate fHipHip1 chromosome 10, fHipHip1.pri, whole genome shotgun sequence DNA segment ttCATTGCAAACTtattggttttgtatttattccattttaaacttgtttttcagAAGTAacacctctttttctttgttctgcTCTCTCAATGGCAATTTAACTATTGTATTCTCTTCTCTACTATTCTCTATTCTCTTTATTTACTCTCTTTACAGTGTCAATGCTTTCGCTTCATAGGCCACAAAGCTCCTCTCTTGCCTTGTGACTCCATGTTTGCTGTTATACACTCTGTATATATGGAGCCTCATCATGTGATTGTATCTTTCCCAAGTTCACCTGGTTGAAATGATCTTCACAGTCATTTAATGTTCGTACTTTTCTTTAATTAGAAAAATCTTTACACTTTTACAAACAAGATTTTAACACTTTAAGGGCATAAACAGATGAGTAAAAAATACATCTAAAAGCACAAAGTCATGAACGTTGTCTATGAAGCTTCAGATATGTGTCACAGCTGCTATAAtgcttcatgtttgtgttgcaccTCAGACgtggagagtttttttttgtttttactttattccatataaaaatatagttttagATGCAAGACTCTTAAGAGCAGATGAAGAATGTGCACGCGTcgtgtgtgttctctcctccAGCAGTTGCATaatgtttgtctctctctgtcggaCATGTGAGCAGCTGAGCCGGTCAGCGGGACATCATTCGCACAAactctgaaaacacaagaaacagggaggaagatgaggacgCAGGTTTGCATTTAATGAGGTCTCATAAAAGCAAAGAGATTTTCCTCTTACCCTCAAAGTCCACCAGACCGTCTCCGTTAAGGTCGACATCTTGGAGGATCTCGTTGATCTCTCTGTTGGTCACCTGTTCTCCCATCAGCTTCTTCATGGCCTCACGCAGCTCCATTAAACTGATCTGGCCATCACCGTTAGAGTCGAActggagacaaagagaagcaggaaacaggattacacaaaatgtaCTGAACTATTTTTGTTAAACgcggtggaggggtggggtccaaggaagaactcattcaaCTTTAGAGTGGATTCACATTTTTGGAACGTTGTGAGAAAGGACCATTTTCCaaatttttgtgaatttctccagaaataatgcagagatcagACGTACTTAAGGagctgatgagtgtgtgcaattgtgtgtgtgctgtattgCGTGCCATTCTAGTATGTTTATACTATCAAACTAAATACACCAGGGAAATCTGTTTGCTTTCAGTGCTTTCAGTTGTTTCTCCTGGCATGAccttttttaaagctgaaaaagGTTCGCAGCCTCGCATGCAATCTTGTTTCCTCGACGTTCTCATACGAGTCAGATTCGTTACATATGTTTTGTCATAGAAGAAAAACCAGAGGAGTTGCTCCAAAGCCCTCGATGCACCGAGAGCCAGTGTTATTTAACAGTATGTAAATCCTGACCTCTCTGAATGCATCTCGCAGTTCTTTGACTCCAATCATGTCTGCTGTCTCTGCCAGCATCTTAGGTCCCATCAGCTCCACAAAGTCTTCAAAGTCCACTTTACCCCCACctacaggacacacacacaaacacacactaagtAAAAACTAAGAACATTATAAACTGTACTGAAGTGCTTTAGCAGTAAATACAAGTGAGTGAATTCTGTCATAAAAATCATGCATGTAGTTTTTAATAAGTTCCATGAGTTTAATCGttcttgttctgttttgttttcctctcttctattattttctgttcttgCTCTGTCGTGTCTTCCACTGTTACACTCTTATCGTCTGTTTCTGATCtgctgtcttcttctcggtttctgtttctgctctttCCTCTTCTATTTTGTTCTGATTTGTTCTCGTTCCTGTTGTGTTGAGGTTTCAGGCTGCTCTTCCACTCACAGATCTGCTGGCTCAGCTCGATGAGCTCCATCTCTGTGGGCATGTATCCCATGGCCCTCATGCACTCGCCCAGGTCTTTATGACTGATGTAGCCATCTTTGTTCTTGTCAAACTCCACAAACGCCTCACGCAGCTCTggatagaaaaacacacagtgatcTGTTTAGACGTGATCTGTCCCATTGAGCCACAGTGTGATGTGCTGCAGATAAATGATCTCACCATCAATCTCCTCTGGTCTCAGCTCTCGGTCCTGTCAGAGGGAGAACATCCACACATTAACCTCTCACTGTAAAAGACtcacaaactgaaaatatttgatTCTGCACAGAGAAGTAAACACTGTTGGATTAAACTCATCAGTGCAGCAACACTGAGCAACACAAccatctacacacacattcaccacGACACAAGAGCACATTGAACCGGgaagaaatgaaacacaaacacaagaatcAAGTGATCAAAACAACACcaggaaatatgaaaaaatataattaaattatttaagtatcatttattttcattattcaagaaatatgaataatgattgagaaatattattaaaaatatgttttcagttaCGTGTGACAGAAGTCATGAAGTCAGACCCGTGTTTGGATCATGAGTTGAGAATGTATGAGATGtgattgtttattattattccagTCTGGTTTTTACGATTCAATATCATTTGACATGATGAGGAGACGAGATGGTGATTTAGTGCAGTGTTATATTAAAGGTGTCCACTAAGCTGCATCAGACAAACCCgaaatgaaaaactgtttaaatctaaatctatgTGGATTAGATTGTAAAACACAATATGATATATATGGAAATTCATGTAGTATAAATCACCAGTGGTAAACAGATTATTTGAGGgtggttgccaggcaaccaaCATTTAGAGATTAGGAGATCTAGGTGGTTTAGTTAAAGATACCCTCGGACACATGTCCGctgtgcagacacacatttactgtatcTCCACAGATGCACATGGCACTCGAGCTTTGCACGCAAGCCTGcccatacacactcacacaatggAAGTTGTGATTCAGTACAAAATTAAGATAAAAGCTTTACagaatatataacatatatggGACAAATCCTCTGAGATCATTTCATTTACTGTGGTTGCTCTGatgaaaataacctttttttcaaatgacaaactaaaaacacctCAAGGTCAAAGTGATTTATAAGAGGATTTTCTTATGTACATTGAAAAGAGGTGTGAT contains these protein-coding regions:
- the cabp2b gene encoding calcium-binding protein 2 isoform X3 — encoded protein: MEGSQQDKVGAVGQQGLQPEGEEEVDQDVEDKPFKDPFGALVKNCNVLHNIVGPACIFLKQGFSRMLDRELRPEEIDELREAFVEFDKNKDGYISHKDLGECMRAMGYMPTEMELIELSQQICGGKVDFEDFVELMGPKMLAETADMIGVKELRDAFREFDSNGDGQISLMELREAMKKLMGEQVTNREINEILQDVDLNGDGLVDFEEFVRMMSR
- the cabp2b gene encoding calcium-binding protein 2 isoform X2 — translated: MGNCTKPSMKDKMKKDRELRPEEIDELREAFVEFDKNKDGYISHKDLGECMRAMGYMPTEMELIELSQQICGGKVDFEDFVELMGPKMLAETADMIGVKELRDAFREFDSNGDGQISLMELREAMKKLMGEQVTNREINEILQDVDLNGDGLVDFEEFVRMMSR
- the cabp2b gene encoding calcium-binding protein 2 isoform X1; the encoded protein is MFMIIRESSATGGGPAAMSAPQERSAKQVQAAIKKKMQKQRKRTNEQGGGGGGGDHAAPPQPARRQKSNQVPQFATTTEDRASLEERLEEMMEGRQRGEKEKEEVAEPLDLLPIVDSVFGQDRELRPEEIDELREAFVEFDKNKDGYISHKDLGECMRAMGYMPTEMELIELSQQICGGKVDFEDFVELMGPKMLAETADMIGVKELRDAFREFDSNGDGQISLMELREAMKKLMGEQVTNREINEILQDVDLNGDGLVDFEEFVRMMSR